In Solea senegalensis isolate Sse05_10M linkage group LG18, IFAPA_SoseM_1, whole genome shotgun sequence, a single window of DNA contains:
- the LOC122759325 gene encoding transcription factor Sox-8-like: protein MTEETKPFTEHPCSPAGSDRSMTPHGSDSESPASAAESDARDTASGNTPQRGAETERFPTCIRDAVSQVLKGYDWSLVPMPSHGERGLKSKPHVKRPMNAFMVWAQAARRKLADQYPHLHNAELSKTLGKLWRILSETEKRPFVEEAERLRLQHKKDYPDYKYQPRRRKSSKPGLGDCKAGLVQQQQDLFKTEPGTTRVAGTGDTHHHYYPDRTGQSHGPPTPPTTPKTDLHSGGKHDGHQVVDGGGGGGGSGSSVPPPGRQNIDFSKVDISELSTDVISTIDGFDVHEFDQYLPPNSHSSAVLTPSDSSHGHNTTTTTTTGSFVLPSVYSHSHSSPIWTPKSSSGPSPGMPPTSSSSDTNEDSGHKPQIKMEQMSPGHYNSSSSSTPPPPPEYTSLNSGTCPPSSSSSTSSSTSSASQYNDLQCPSFYSAFSGYPTGLYQYPYFHSSRSPYATQLINSLALAPSPHSPPSGWEQPIYTTLSRP from the exons ATGACAGAGGAGACCAAACCGTTTACGGAGCATCCGTGCAGTCCAGCGGGCAGCGACCGCTCCATGACCCCGCATGGTTCGGACTCAGAGTCTCCAGCTTCTGCAGCGGAGTCTGACGCACGGGACACTGCGTCCGGAAACACGCCGCAGCGTGGCGCGGAGACCGAGCGCTTCCCCACCTGCATCCGCGACGCGGTGTCGCAGGTGTTGAAGGGCTACGACTGGTCGCTGGTGCCGATGCCCAGTCACGGAGAGCGAGGACTGAAGAGTAAACCTCACGTCAAGCGGCCGATGAACGCGTTCATGGTTTGGGCGCAGGCGGCGCGCAGGAAGCTGGCGGATCAGTATCCTCACCTGCATAACGCCGAGCTCAGCAAGACGCTGGGGAAACTGTGGCG AATTCTCTCTGAAACAGAGAAGCGTCCCTTTGTCGAGGAGGCCGAGAGGCTGAGGCTGCAGCACAAGAAAGACTACCCCGACTACAAGTACCAGCCTCGAAGACGGAAGAGCTCAAAACCGGGTTTAGGGGATTGTAAGGCTGGACTGGTCCAGCAACAGCAAGATTTGTTTAAGACAGAACCAGGGACGACCAGGGTGGCTGGTACGGGGGACACACATCATCATTACTATCCAGACAGGACAG GTCAGTCTCATGGACCTCCAACACCTCCCACTACTCCAAAAACTGACCTCCACTCAGGTGGTAAACATGATGGCCACCAGGTTGTGGatggcggcggtggcggcggcggcagtgGCAGCTCTGTTCCACCTCCTGGCCGACAGAACATCGACTTCAGCAAAGTGGACATCTCAGAGCTCAGCACTGACGTCATCAGCACCATCGATGGATTCGATGTGCACGAGTTTGACCAGTATCTGCCTCCAAACAGCCACAGCTCCGCTGTTCTAACTCCGTCAGACTCCAGCCACGgacacaacaccaccaccaccaccaccacaggaTCGTTCGTCCTACCGAGCGTCTACTCTCACTCCCACAGCAGTCCAATCTGGACTCCCAAATCTTCTAGTGGTCCATCGCCTGGAATGCCACCAACATCTTCTAGTAGTGACACCAATGAGGACAGTGGCCACAAACCTCAGATTAAAATGGAGCAGATGAGCCCAGGTCACTACAACAGCTCGTCCTCTTCtactccaccacctcctccagagTACACCTCCCTCAACTCAGGAACctgccctccctcctcctcctcctctacatcTTCCTCTACATCTTCCGCCAGCCAGTACAATGACCTTCAGTGCCCCAGTTTCTACAGCGCCTTCTCCGGCTACCCCACCGGTCTGTATCAATACCCGTACTTCCACTCCTCCAGGAGTCCCTACGCCACGCAGCTTATCAACAGTTTGGCCTTGGCACCGTCTCCGCACAGTCCTCCCTCTGGCTGGGAGCAACCAATCTACACAACGCTCTCCAGGCCTTGA